In Methylomonas sp. ZR1, one DNA window encodes the following:
- the tig gene encoding trigger factor, which yields MQVSVEKTSELSRKMTVSIPDAVVQEKMETRFKKLAREVKVDGFRPGKVPASMVKKLYADRVRNEVTGDLIQSTYFEALQQQDLNPAGHPHIHPTEKAEGFEYIAEFEVYPEIVLDGVSALKVDRPSATVEEADVDNMIEKLRQQKKTWNTVERASQDADRVTIHFSGVADGENFTDGKVENYQVEIGGKQMIPGFEDELKGLVAGASKTFSVTFPEQYNSEKLAGKVAEFEIGLVKVEEPVLPAVDAEFIKAYGVEDGDAASFRSDVRANMERELNQGLKNKLKNAVMDALYENIVIAMPNALIDQEIQALMKPYAERAKNMRLKLEDLNLPRDAFEAQAKRRVALGLILGEIIQKNDIKVDADKVRAVIDDMAKSYERPEDVVNWYYADKARLNDVQQMVLEDQAVAWIVSQAKITDVTVGFDDVMEKQ from the coding sequence ATGCAAGTTTCTGTCGAGAAGACATCAGAGTTAAGCCGAAAAATGACTGTTAGCATTCCTGATGCCGTGGTTCAGGAGAAAATGGAAACTCGCTTTAAAAAACTCGCGCGCGAAGTCAAAGTGGACGGATTCCGTCCGGGTAAGGTGCCCGCGAGTATGGTAAAAAAGTTGTACGCCGATAGAGTGAGAAACGAAGTAACCGGTGACTTGATTCAATCGACTTATTTTGAAGCGTTGCAACAACAGGATTTAAACCCCGCCGGTCATCCGCATATCCATCCTACCGAGAAAGCCGAAGGTTTTGAATATATCGCCGAGTTCGAAGTTTATCCGGAGATCGTTCTGGACGGCGTTAGCGCATTGAAAGTGGATCGCCCCTCAGCAACTGTGGAAGAGGCTGATGTCGATAACATGATCGAAAAACTGCGTCAGCAAAAGAAAACCTGGAATACGGTCGAACGCGCTTCGCAGGATGCTGACCGCGTAACCATTCATTTCTCCGGCGTGGCCGACGGCGAGAATTTTACCGATGGTAAAGTCGAAAATTACCAGGTGGAAATCGGCGGCAAACAAATGATTCCAGGTTTTGAAGACGAATTGAAAGGCTTGGTCGCCGGTGCGAGCAAAACCTTTTCTGTGACCTTCCCAGAGCAATACAACAGTGAAAAATTAGCTGGCAAAGTGGCCGAATTTGAGATCGGATTGGTTAAAGTAGAAGAGCCGGTTTTGCCTGCCGTCGATGCGGAATTTATCAAGGCTTATGGTGTAGAAGATGGCGATGCGGCCAGTTTCCGCAGCGATGTTCGTGCCAACATGGAAAGAGAACTGAACCAAGGCTTGAAAAACAAGTTGAAAAATGCGGTGATGGATGCTTTATACGAAAATATCGTGATAGCGATGCCTAACGCATTGATCGATCAAGAAATTCAGGCGTTGATGAAGCCTTACGCCGAACGCGCGAAGAACATGCGGTTGAAATTGGAAGACCTGAACTTGCCTAGGGATGCATTTGAAGCTCAGGCCAAGCGTCGAGTGGCCTTGGGTTTGATTCTGGGTGAAATCATCCAAAAGAATGACATCAAGGTCGATGCCGATAAAGTGCGTGCGGTCATTGATGATATGGCGAAGAGTTATGAGCGCCCCGAAGACGTTGTGAACTGGTATTATGCCGACAAGGCCAGGCTAAATGATGTGCAGCAGATGGTCTTAGAGGACCAAGCTGTTGCATGGATTGTCAGTCAGGCTAAAATCACCGACGTAACAGTTGGTTTTGATGATGTCATGGAAAAACAGTAA
- a CDS encoding DUF192 domain-containing protein has protein sequence MHSYLSSTIFGIAFIMTLSSAQASANGFTEFNHPIRFVDQQRIVYAAIAANESEREQGLMFRQTLAEDQGMLFVYPDQTHRAVWMKNTLLALDVVFLAGGGQIVGLLKDLQPCAKDPCRIYDSKVPARYILELPAGFIDKHAIQVGQTVALP, from the coding sequence ATGCACTCTTATCTTTCCAGCACCATTTTCGGCATCGCTTTTATTATGACACTCAGCAGCGCGCAGGCTTCAGCAAACGGGTTTACCGAGTTCAACCACCCCATCAGATTTGTAGATCAACAACGTATCGTCTACGCGGCTATCGCCGCTAACGAAAGCGAACGCGAGCAAGGACTGATGTTTCGGCAGACACTTGCCGAGGACCAGGGCATGCTGTTTGTCTATCCGGATCAGACCCATCGCGCGGTATGGATGAAAAATACCCTACTGGCTTTGGATGTGGTGTTTTTAGCGGGTGGCGGCCAAATTGTAGGGCTGTTAAAAGATTTACAGCCCTGTGCCAAAGACCCGTGCCGAATTTATGATTCCAAAGTCCCGGCCAGATACATACTGGAACTACCAGCCGGCTTTATCGACAAACACGCAATTCAGGTCGGGCAAACAGTAGCACTACCCTAG
- the topA gene encoding type I DNA topoisomerase, giving the protein MSKSLVIVESPAKCKTIEKYLGKDFQVLASYGHVRDLIPKEGAVDPENGFAMKYQVIDRNQRHLQEIGKAIKNADTLYLATDPDREGEAISWHVFEHLKEKKLLKDKEVRRVVFHEITKKAVTEAIAHPTELSNNLVNAQQARRALDYLVGFNLSPLLWKKIRRGLSAGRVQSPALRMIVEREMEIEAFKTREYWSHTAEASAQGLPFKAKLTHFNGEKLNQFSFTNEAQATEVRQNLLEAADGQLIVAKLEKKQRSKNPAPPFITSTLQQEAARKLGFTTKRTMMVAQQLYEGIDLGGETVGLISYMRTDSVNLAEEALADIRALIAEKYGADDVPKEPRRFKTKSKNAQEAHEAIRPTSVRRLPEQVKDRLSAEQFKLYDLIWKRTVACQMIHATLNQVAVDLNCGSDKNVFRATGSTVTNPGFMKVYLEGVDDSKEAADDQDSLLPPMEEGRPVVLNEIAATQHFTEPPPRYSEASLVKALEEHGIGRPSTYATIISTLQNREYVTIDNKRFYPTDVGRIVNKFLTEHFTKYVDYSFTANLEDDLDAVSRGEKDWIPLMNDFWRPFTQLINEKEESVQRKDVTQESIDEKCPECSSPLSIRLGRNGRFIGCTNYPTCSYTRNLGDDNAGATSAEPEVVEGWVCPKCESTLVIKTGKYGKFVGCSGYPKCKHIEPLEKPSDTGVECPQCKNGAILKRKARSGKIFYSCSEYPKCDYALWDAPIKESCPDCNWPILTLKTTKRRGTEKVCPQKECKYATPYEGDPDDANGPA; this is encoded by the coding sequence ATGAGCAAAAGTTTAGTCATTGTAGAGTCGCCGGCAAAATGTAAAACCATAGAAAAGTATCTGGGAAAGGACTTCCAGGTGCTGGCCTCTTACGGCCATGTCCGCGATTTGATTCCCAAAGAGGGCGCGGTCGATCCGGAAAACGGTTTTGCGATGAAATACCAGGTGATTGATCGCAACCAACGCCATCTGCAAGAGATAGGCAAAGCTATAAAAAATGCCGATACACTGTATCTTGCGACTGACCCTGATCGCGAAGGCGAGGCGATTTCTTGGCATGTGTTCGAGCATCTCAAGGAAAAAAAACTGCTAAAGGACAAGGAAGTGCGGCGGGTGGTGTTTCACGAAATCACCAAAAAGGCCGTCACCGAGGCTATCGCCCACCCCACCGAGTTGTCCAATAATCTGGTCAATGCGCAACAGGCGCGGCGTGCTTTAGACTATTTGGTCGGTTTTAATTTATCGCCGTTGCTGTGGAAGAAAATCCGACGGGGTTTGTCGGCCGGCCGGGTGCAAAGCCCTGCGTTGCGGATGATCGTCGAACGCGAAATGGAAATCGAGGCGTTCAAGACTCGTGAATACTGGTCGCATACCGCCGAAGCCAGCGCGCAAGGCTTGCCGTTTAAAGCCAAATTAACGCATTTCAACGGCGAAAAACTGAATCAATTCAGTTTTACCAACGAAGCGCAAGCCACTGAAGTCAGGCAAAACTTATTGGAAGCCGCCGATGGTCAGCTGATCGTCGCCAAGCTGGAAAAAAAGCAGCGCAGTAAAAATCCGGCGCCGCCGTTTATCACTTCGACCTTGCAACAGGAAGCAGCTCGCAAGCTGGGTTTTACCACCAAGCGGACCATGATGGTGGCGCAACAGCTTTACGAAGGTATTGATTTGGGCGGTGAAACCGTCGGTTTGATTTCCTATATGCGTACCGACTCGGTCAATTTGGCCGAAGAGGCACTTGCCGATATTCGGGCGCTGATCGCGGAAAAATATGGCGCCGATGATGTGCCGAAAGAGCCGCGCCGTTTCAAAACCAAATCTAAAAACGCTCAGGAAGCTCACGAGGCGATTCGGCCGACGTCCGTGCGGCGTTTGCCCGAACAGGTGAAAGACCGGCTCAGCGCCGAGCAATTCAAGCTCTACGATCTGATCTGGAAGCGTACCGTCGCCTGCCAGATGATTCATGCCACCTTGAATCAAGTGGCGGTCGATCTGAATTGCGGCAGCGATAAAAATGTATTTCGTGCCACCGGCTCTACGGTAACCAATCCCGGCTTCATGAAGGTGTATCTGGAAGGCGTGGACGACAGCAAGGAGGCAGCCGACGATCAGGATAGCCTGTTGCCGCCGATGGAAGAAGGGCGGCCTGTTGTATTGAATGAAATTGCAGCTACCCAGCACTTTACCGAGCCACCTCCGCGTTACAGCGAGGCGAGCCTGGTAAAAGCGTTGGAAGAACATGGCATCGGCCGGCCGTCCACTTATGCGACGATAATCTCGACCTTGCAAAACCGAGAATATGTGACGATCGACAACAAGCGGTTTTATCCAACGGATGTGGGACGCATTGTTAACAAGTTCTTGACCGAGCATTTCACAAAATACGTCGATTACAGTTTTACCGCTAATCTCGAAGACGATCTGGATGCCGTGTCGCGCGGCGAGAAGGATTGGATTCCATTGATGAACGACTTCTGGCGGCCGTTTACTCAGTTGATCAACGAGAAAGAAGAAAGTGTACAGCGCAAGGATGTGACTCAGGAAAGTATCGACGAAAAATGTCCGGAGTGCAGCAGTCCGCTGTCGATTCGTTTGGGGCGGAATGGCCGTTTTATTGGATGTACCAATTATCCGACGTGTTCGTATACACGAAATTTGGGGGATGACAATGCCGGCGCTACGTCTGCGGAGCCGGAAGTGGTGGAAGGGTGGGTGTGTCCGAAATGCGAGTCGACGCTGGTTATAAAGACTGGCAAGTATGGCAAGTTTGTCGGTTGTAGTGGGTATCCTAAATGCAAACACATCGAGCCCTTGGAAAAGCCTTCAGATACCGGGGTTGAATGTCCGCAGTGCAAGAATGGGGCGATCCTAAAACGCAAGGCGCGCAGCGGGAAGATTTTTTATTCTTGCTCGGAATATCCAAAATGCGATTATGCCTTGTGGGACGCGCCGATCAAGGAAAGTTGCCCGGATTGTAATTGGCCGATTTTGACCTTGAAAACCACCAAGCGCCGTGGCACCGAAAAAGTCTGTCCGCAAAAAGAGTGCAAATACGCAACACCGTACGAGGGTGATCCGGACGACGCAAACGGACCGGCTTGA
- a CDS encoding DUF494 family protein, with product MKEDIFDVLIYLFENYLDGDSDNYPDTAVIASELLDAGFQQPDVNKAFDWLESLAEIESITPAVSSSFRIFSGQEISVFDMECRNFLMYLEHSGILTPINREIAIDRAMALKDENITLDKLKWIVLMVLLSQPGDSAAFSRMEDIVYDLIPTSLH from the coding sequence ATGAAAGAAGATATTTTCGATGTGCTCATTTATCTGTTTGAGAATTATCTGGATGGCGACAGCGATAACTATCCGGATACTGCCGTGATTGCCAGCGAGTTGCTGGATGCGGGTTTTCAGCAGCCTGATGTCAACAAGGCGTTCGATTGGCTGGAATCTTTAGCTGAAATTGAGAGCATCACACCGGCGGTTTCCTCTTCGTTCCGGATTTTTAGCGGTCAGGAAATCTCCGTGTTCGACATGGAATGCCGAAATTTCTTGATGTATCTTGAGCACAGCGGCATCTTGACACCGATAAACCGCGAAATAGCGATTGATCGGGCGATGGCCTTGAAAGACGAAAATATTACGCTGGATAAATTGAAATGGATTGTATTGATGGTGTTATTAAGTCAACCCGGCGATAGCGCCGCTTTCTCCCGAATGGAAGACATCGTTTACGATTTGATACCTACTTCTTTACATTGA
- the dprA gene encoding DNA-processing protein DprA has protein sequence MEAALNPQIKYWLAMLRSPGVGSQAIQRLLAHFEPEQIFSASRTTLTGLGFSEKLINALQKPDWQKVEDDIGWLEQAGNYALTLGDADYPAQLREIANPPPVLFVKGNPALLLEPQLAIVGSRNPSPVGVSTAIQFAETLAAAGFVVTSGLALGIDAASHQGALNVNGQTIAVAGTGLDRVYPACHKQLATQIVEHGALVSEFPPGTGAKANHFPRRNRIISGLCVGLLVVEAAQQSGSLITARLALEQNREVFAIPGSIHNPLARGCNALIRQGAKLVETAQDIFEELGHYNQRYMRSESELAQTSLDLEQQNLLKLIPYSPTTVDALVQESAWSAEEVSSTLLVLELQGYIAALAGGGYLRVK, from the coding sequence TTGGAAGCCGCGCTCAATCCGCAAATCAAGTACTGGCTGGCGATGCTGCGTAGTCCCGGCGTCGGCAGTCAGGCCATTCAGCGCTTGCTGGCACATTTTGAGCCAGAACAGATATTCTCGGCGTCGCGAACCACTTTAACTGGCTTGGGTTTCAGCGAAAAGCTCATCAATGCGCTGCAAAAACCGGATTGGCAAAAGGTCGAAGACGATATTGGCTGGCTGGAGCAAGCCGGAAATTATGCGTTGACCTTGGGCGATGCCGACTATCCGGCGCAACTGAGAGAAATTGCAAATCCTCCCCCGGTTTTATTTGTCAAAGGCAATCCTGCATTGTTGCTTGAGCCGCAATTAGCAATAGTCGGTAGCCGTAACCCTTCTCCCGTCGGCGTCAGCACGGCAATTCAATTTGCAGAGACATTGGCTGCAGCCGGGTTTGTCGTAACCAGTGGCTTGGCCTTGGGCATCGATGCCGCGAGTCACCAAGGTGCTTTAAACGTAAACGGGCAAACCATAGCCGTGGCCGGCACCGGTTTGGATCGAGTTTATCCGGCTTGCCATAAGCAATTGGCTACCCAAATAGTTGAGCATGGTGCGCTGGTCTCCGAGTTTCCACCCGGTACTGGTGCCAAAGCCAATCACTTTCCCAGGCGAAACCGCATCATCAGCGGTTTGTGCGTCGGATTATTGGTGGTCGAGGCCGCCCAGCAAAGCGGTTCGTTGATCACTGCGCGCTTGGCGCTTGAGCAGAATCGTGAGGTTTTTGCGATTCCCGGTTCCATTCACAACCCTTTGGCGCGCGGTTGCAATGCATTAATTCGCCAAGGCGCCAAATTAGTCGAAACCGCGCAAGATATTTTTGAGGAATTAGGTCATTATAATCAAAGGTATATGCGATCCGAGTCGGAATTAGCGCAGACTTCGCTTGACCTGGAGCAGCAAAATCTATTGAAATTGATTCCGTACAGTCCCACAACGGTCGATGCTCTGGTCCAAGAAAGCGCTTGGTCGGCGGAAGAAGTTTCCTCGACGCTGTTGGTGCTGGAGTTACAAGGCTACATTGCCGCACTTGCCGGTGGTGGCTACCTCCGAGTCAAATAA
- a CDS encoding LysM peptidoglycan-binding domain-containing protein — MFFRAILGILIPLVFAAVAWADELKINPNHPDQYTVVKGDTLWDISGKFLQHPWEWPQLWHNNPQIKDPHWIYPGDTLYFSYVNGVPRLSFSPDGNDEKLLPRVRESDIDQAIKMIPSDAIVQFLNSPKVVTAEELQQAPYVIGFVGEHLIAGAGDGVYVRAIENPPGLGYTIYRAGKAYVSPVTKEILGYEAQYIADTTLQEPGDPATLLINKSDMEIQRGDRLMPTSEGELALNYFPRPPKHQVVGSIIQVKGGVSQIGQRDVVVIDKGTADGLEVGHTLDVYRKGHVVVDRYQSQEAVAVKMPDELAGVLMVFRPFERVSYALVMQATAAMHTLDRVQTP; from the coding sequence ATGTTTTTTCGCGCGATACTGGGAATATTGATACCACTGGTTTTTGCCGCAGTGGCTTGGGCCGACGAGCTGAAAATAAACCCCAATCATCCCGATCAGTACACGGTTGTTAAAGGTGATACCTTGTGGGACATTTCCGGGAAGTTTTTACAGCACCCCTGGGAATGGCCACAGCTATGGCACAACAATCCGCAAATCAAGGATCCGCATTGGATCTACCCGGGCGACACCTTGTATTTTTCCTACGTGAACGGTGTGCCGCGCTTGAGCTTCTCACCGGATGGTAATGACGAAAAACTGTTGCCGCGAGTGCGCGAGTCCGATATTGATCAAGCCATTAAAATGATTCCCAGCGATGCCATCGTGCAATTCTTGAATTCGCCGAAAGTCGTCACCGCGGAGGAGTTGCAGCAGGCGCCTTATGTCATCGGCTTTGTCGGTGAACATTTGATCGCCGGGGCAGGAGACGGTGTTTACGTTCGGGCCATCGAAAACCCGCCAGGCTTGGGGTATACCATTTATCGGGCAGGCAAGGCCTATGTCAGTCCGGTTACCAAGGAAATTTTGGGCTACGAAGCACAATATATCGCTGATACCACGCTACAGGAACCGGGTGATCCGGCCACATTGCTGATTAATAAATCCGATATGGAAATTCAACGCGGCGACCGCTTGATGCCTACTTCTGAGGGTGAGTTAGCCTTAAATTATTTTCCAAGACCGCCTAAACATCAGGTGGTGGGCAGCATCATTCAGGTAAAGGGTGGTGTGTCGCAGATCGGTCAGCGCGATGTGGTGGTTATCGATAAAGGTACTGCCGACGGTTTGGAAGTGGGGCATACCTTGGATGTGTATCGCAAAGGGCATGTCGTCGTGGATAGGTATCAATCCCAGGAAGCTGTGGCGGTGAAAATGCCGGATGAACTGGCTGGCGTGTTGATGGTGTTTCGCCCGTTCGAACGGGTCAGCTATGCATTAGTGATGCAGGCAACCGCTGCGATGCACACGCTGGATAGAGTGCAAACGCCCTAA
- the def gene encoding peptide deformylase, which yields MSILKILEFPDKRLRNVAAEVDTVDDSIKTLVDNMIETMYAAKGVGLAATQVNVHKRVIVMDVSENKDEPICLINPQIIERDGVEESEEGCLSVPGFFEKVSRAEHIKVKALNRDGEGFELEARDLLAVCIQHEMDHLEGKLFVDYLSAFKRNRIKAKLDKIHKSQG from the coding sequence GTGAGTATTCTTAAAATTCTGGAGTTTCCCGATAAACGGTTGCGCAACGTCGCGGCCGAGGTGGACACAGTCGATGACAGCATCAAAACCTTGGTCGATAACATGATCGAAACCATGTATGCCGCCAAGGGCGTGGGCTTAGCGGCTACCCAGGTAAACGTACATAAGCGCGTGATCGTGATGGATGTCAGCGAGAACAAGGACGAACCGATCTGCCTGATCAATCCGCAAATCATTGAGCGCGACGGCGTCGAAGAGTCCGAGGAAGGCTGCCTTTCGGTACCGGGCTTTTTCGAAAAAGTCAGCCGCGCCGAACATATCAAAGTCAAGGCGTTAAACCGCGACGGCGAAGGCTTTGAACTGGAAGCGCGCGACTTGTTGGCGGTTTGCATTCAACATGAAATGGACCATCTGGAAGGCAAGTTATTCGTTGATTATCTCTCAGCTTTCAAGCGCAATCGTATCAAAGCCAAGCTGGATAAAATTCACAAGTCGCAAGGCTAA
- the fmt gene encoding methionyl-tRNA formyltransferase, producing MKIVFAGTPDFAVPTLQALLDSPHQVCAVYTQPDRPAGRGRKLTASPVKALAVAANIPVYQPENFKSPESIAQLAALDADLIVVVAYGLILPQAVLDIPKQGCINVHGSLLPRWRGAAPIHRAVMAGDAKTGITIMKVVKKLDAGDMLYKAECPISADATSSSLHDQLAQMGAEGLVKVVDQIANGSLQAEPQDEALVTYAHKLEKQESNLDWQSSAIELNRKVRGLNAWPVAQTLYQGQVLRVWRSQVLDRPAEQAPGTISCAEHALDVATGDGVLRLLEVQLPGGKRISGKDFMNAHPSDRVMLGL from the coding sequence ATGAAAATCGTGTTCGCCGGTACGCCGGATTTTGCGGTTCCTACCCTACAAGCCTTGCTGGATTCGCCGCATCAAGTCTGCGCGGTTTATACTCAGCCCGACCGGCCGGCCGGCCGTGGCCGCAAGCTGACCGCCAGCCCGGTCAAAGCCCTGGCCGTAGCCGCCAACATTCCGGTGTATCAGCCGGAAAACTTCAAAAGCCCCGAATCTATCGCCCAATTAGCGGCACTGGATGCCGATTTAATCGTCGTCGTCGCTTACGGCTTGATTCTGCCGCAAGCGGTTTTGGACATACCTAAACAAGGCTGTATCAATGTGCACGGTTCGCTGCTGCCGCGCTGGCGCGGCGCGGCACCGATTCACCGGGCCGTCATGGCGGGCGATGCTAAAACCGGCATCACCATCATGAAAGTCGTAAAAAAGCTCGATGCCGGCGACATGCTCTACAAAGCCGAATGCCCGATCAGCGCCGACGCCACGTCCAGCAGCCTGCACGATCAATTGGCACAAATGGGTGCCGAAGGGCTGGTTAAAGTGGTCGACCAGATAGCCAATGGCTCGTTGCAAGCCGAACCGCAAGACGAAGCGCTGGTTACTTACGCCCACAAACTGGAAAAGCAGGAATCCAACTTGGACTGGCAAAGCTCCGCTATAGAACTGAATCGCAAAGTGCGAGGTCTGAATGCCTGGCCGGTAGCGCAGACCCTGTATCAAGGCCAAGTATTGCGGGTCTGGCGCAGCCAGGTGCTTGATCGACCCGCAGAACAAGCACCCGGCACCATCAGTTGCGCGGAACATGCACTGGATGTCGCCACCGGCGACGGTGTGCTGCGCCTGCTGGAAGTGCAACTCCCCGGTGGCAAACGCATATCCGGCAAAGACTTTATGAATGCCCACCCCTCTGACCGCGTTATGCTTGGCCTATGA
- the rsmB gene encoding 16S rRNA (cytosine(967)-C(5))-methyltransferase RsmB, which translates to MNLRGCSAQILARVLSDGQSLTAALEHGLPKIKDVKDRAFVQALCYGVIRHYYALDFMLGRLLSKPLKQKDGDIKALLLIGLYQLQHMRVKSHAAVSETVAATSHKPWAKSLVNAILRQYLRDAEALQQACTGDSQAHYNHPSWIVDLLKHDWPEHYEKILHANDQAPPMALRVNLLQGNRAAYLDELAAQGIAAQRVDCCETTIRLDQALAVEQLPAFSQGRVSVQDTAAQLAAELLDAQPGQQVLDLCAAPGGKTAAILERQPALGGLLAVDVDQQRLQRVTDNLQRLNLQAETLAADASQSGSWAGDRQFDRILLDAPCSGFGVIRRHPDIKILRRADDIAALQALQTKILDNAWQLLKPGGILLYATCSVLKQENEAQIAAFLARHSNASEIHIEAHWGMSRPHGRQIITGDRQMDGFYYAKLYKAP; encoded by the coding sequence ATGAATCTGCGCGGCTGCTCGGCACAGATACTCGCGCGCGTCCTTAGCGACGGCCAATCACTGACCGCCGCCCTGGAACACGGCCTGCCCAAAATCAAGGATGTCAAAGACCGAGCTTTCGTCCAAGCCTTGTGCTACGGCGTCATCCGCCATTACTACGCACTAGATTTTATGCTGGGCCGCTTGCTCAGCAAGCCGCTCAAACAAAAAGACGGCGACATTAAAGCCTTGCTGCTAATCGGCCTGTATCAACTGCAACACATGCGGGTTAAATCGCACGCCGCCGTATCGGAAACGGTCGCCGCCACCAGCCATAAACCTTGGGCCAAGTCTTTGGTTAACGCGATACTCAGACAATATTTACGCGATGCCGAAGCCTTGCAGCAAGCCTGCACAGGAGACAGCCAGGCTCACTACAATCATCCGAGCTGGATAGTGGATTTGCTCAAGCACGACTGGCCGGAACATTACGAGAAAATCCTCCACGCCAACGACCAGGCACCGCCGATGGCTTTGCGTGTCAACCTGTTGCAAGGCAACCGAGCCGCTTATCTGGACGAACTTGCCGCGCAAGGCATCGCCGCCCAAAGGGTAGACTGCTGCGAGACGACGATAAGGCTAGACCAAGCCTTGGCCGTCGAGCAATTGCCCGCCTTTAGTCAAGGCCGAGTTTCAGTACAGGACACTGCCGCCCAACTGGCCGCAGAACTGCTTGATGCGCAACCCGGCCAACAGGTGCTGGATCTATGCGCCGCGCCGGGCGGCAAGACGGCGGCAATTCTGGAGCGCCAACCCGCTTTGGGCGGCCTGTTGGCGGTCGATGTCGATCAACAACGCCTGCAGCGCGTGACCGATAATTTACAGCGCTTAAACTTACAAGCCGAAACCTTAGCCGCCGATGCCAGTCAATCCGGATCATGGGCTGGCGACCGCCAATTCGACCGGATACTACTGGACGCGCCCTGTTCCGGCTTCGGCGTGATCCGCCGCCATCCCGACATCAAAATACTGCGCCGCGCCGACGATATTGCCGCCCTGCAAGCGCTGCAAACCAAGATTCTTGATAACGCCTGGCAATTACTAAAACCTGGCGGCATCTTGCTGTACGCCACCTGCTCGGTATTGAAGCAGGAAAACGAGGCGCAAATCGCCGCTTTCCTTGCCCGACATAGCAATGCCAGCGAAATTCATATCGAGGCGCACTGGGGCATGTCCCGTCCGCACGGCCGGCAAATCATCACCGGTGACCGGCAAATGGACGGCTTTTATTATGCCAAGCTTTACAAAGCCCCTTAG
- a CDS encoding DUF4390 domain-containing protein, which translates to MPSFTKPLSYAALMLCLHIAPGMAEAGEYAARIEYADLDRVDDGYDVQAHIDYQLSPTAKEALHKGVRLTWDVAIELRQPGVLWDTIIHKHKLTYSLQFHALLNQYVVQTPFDRSEMFLTLSAAMNFMAAVHDSMPIPAELVVGGTPYLLAVKTQFNREQLPIPLRPVAYLDNQWFLSSAWHTWPIQK; encoded by the coding sequence ATGCCAAGCTTTACAAAGCCCCTTAGTTACGCGGCATTGATGCTCTGCCTGCACATTGCGCCAGGCATGGCTGAAGCCGGAGAATATGCCGCGCGCATCGAATATGCCGATTTGGATCGTGTCGATGACGGTTATGACGTGCAGGCTCATATCGATTACCAGCTCAGTCCGACTGCCAAAGAAGCGCTGCACAAAGGTGTGCGCTTAACCTGGGACGTCGCGATAGAACTGCGCCAACCCGGGGTGCTGTGGGATACGATAATCCATAAACACAAACTGACTTACAGCCTGCAATTCCATGCCTTGCTGAATCAATATGTGGTGCAAACCCCGTTCGACCGCAGCGAAATGTTTTTAACCTTGAGCGCGGCCATGAATTTCATGGCTGCCGTGCATGACAGCATGCCAATTCCCGCAGAACTTGTTGTGGGCGGCACGCCTTACCTGCTGGCGGTAAAAACTCAATTCAACCGCGAGCAGTTGCCAATACCGCTGCGTCCGGTCGCCTATCTGGACAACCAGTGGTTTCTTTCTAGCGCCTGGCACACATGGCCCATTCAAAAATAA